A DNA window from Candidatus Sulfotelmatobacter sp. contains the following coding sequences:
- a CDS encoding glycosyltransferase family 2 protein, with protein sequence MLVVLAVAAALAGLRVGVRLVRTAGGTPLTDAPADGTQRITAVVPVLNEEHRLGPALAALAACGPELAAILVVDGGSTDGTETLVERFAANEPRLRLIAAGPAPAGWNGKAWNLETGLRATRTQWIATVDADACVGAHLLAAGVARLRDARLVALSVATRQRLPDAGAGLLHPAFLTTLVYRAGIPNQATRDPLRVQANGQVFVARTNGLLACDAIGAARASRCEDVTIARTLAADGGRVGFYEGDAVVRMHDSWRDCAASWPRSLTLRDRYVTPARFWLTFAELVLAQGMPLPLLVLAFAAGKVVTGAAFVRTVATALVAMRVGVLVGTRRAYVRPPWTYWLSPLADLPALALLGASALRRRHTWRGRTLVDEPA encoded by the coding sequence GTGCTCGTCGTGCTCGCGGTGGCGGCAGCGCTCGCCGGCCTGCGGGTCGGCGTGCGGCTGGTGCGCACCGCCGGCGGCACGCCGCTGACCGACGCGCCGGCCGACGGCACGCAGCGCATCACGGCCGTCGTCCCGGTGTTGAACGAAGAGCACCGCCTCGGCCCGGCGCTCGCGGCGCTGGCGGCGTGCGGACCCGAGCTGGCGGCGATCCTCGTCGTCGACGGCGGCTCGACCGACGGCACGGAGACGCTGGTGGAGCGCTTCGCCGCGAACGAACCGCGGCTGCGCCTGATCGCCGCCGGACCGGCGCCGGCCGGCTGGAACGGCAAGGCGTGGAACCTCGAGACGGGCTTGCGCGCGACGCGCACGCAGTGGATCGCCACCGTCGACGCCGACGCATGCGTCGGCGCGCACCTGCTGGCCGCCGGCGTCGCGCGGTTGCGCGATGCGCGCCTGGTCGCGCTCAGCGTCGCGACGCGCCAACGTCTGCCCGACGCGGGCGCCGGGCTGCTGCATCCGGCGTTCCTGACCACGCTCGTCTACCGCGCCGGCATCCCGAACCAGGCGACCCGCGACCCGCTGCGCGTGCAAGCGAACGGACAGGTCTTCGTCGCGCGCACCAACGGTCTGTTGGCGTGCGACGCGATCGGCGCCGCACGCGCGTCGCGCTGCGAGGACGTCACGATCGCGCGCACGCTGGCGGCCGACGGCGGTCGGGTCGGCTTCTACGAAGGCGACGCGGTCGTGCGGATGCACGACTCGTGGCGCGACTGCGCCGCGAGCTGGCCGCGTTCGCTGACCTTGCGCGATCGATACGTGACGCCGGCGCGCTTTTGGCTGACGTTCGCCGAGCTGGTCCTCGCGCAAGGGATGCCGTTGCCGCTGCTCGTGCTGGCCTTCGCGGCCGGCAAGGTGGTCACCGGCGCGGCGTTCGTGCGCACGGTGGCGACCGCGCTGGTCGCGATGCGTGTCGGCGTGCTGGTGGGGACCCGGCGCGCGTACGTGCGCCCGCCGTGGACCTACTGGCTCTCGCCGCTCGCCGATCTCCCGGCGCTCGCACTCCTGGGCGCGAGCGCGCTGCGCCGCCGGCACACCTGGCGCGGGCGCACGCTGGTGGACGAGCCGGCGTGA